Proteins from one Oscillatoria sp. FACHB-1407 genomic window:
- a CDS encoding LptA/OstA family protein translates to MGLNVRSPKPIKSYLSLKQMLVATAVVAGAISSPMPTHTAIAQAPTSANQALTLRSDIQEANAVTGVITARGNVQINYPARQIQATSVQAQYYSRERRIVLSGNVYVLQNGNSLRGETVTYLIDEGRFVAVPDGEQQVEAIYIVPDPNPPIAPSPTAAVTTTIPSEAPEASPQPSSDFNPKPEFKTPISPPTSP, encoded by the coding sequence ATGGGACTTAACGTACGATCGCCCAAGCCTATCAAATCCTACTTATCCCTAAAACAGATGCTGGTTGCAACCGCTGTCGTAGCAGGAGCAATCTCCTCTCCAATGCCCACTCATACGGCGATCGCCCAAGCCCCAACCAGTGCTAACCAAGCCTTGACGCTACGCTCTGATATTCAAGAAGCAAACGCGGTCACTGGAGTCATCACGGCGCGTGGCAATGTACAGATCAACTACCCTGCTCGACAGATTCAGGCGACCTCGGTACAAGCGCAATACTACAGCCGTGAACGTCGCATTGTCTTAAGTGGCAATGTCTATGTTCTACAGAATGGCAACAGTTTACGCGGGGAAACCGTCACTTATTTGATTGATGAAGGGCGGTTTGTAGCTGTGCCTGATGGTGAACAACAGGTTGAGGCAATTTACATTGTGCCTGATCCAAATCCACCGATCGCTCCAAGCCCTACAGCAGCGGTGACGACAACAATCCCCTCCGAAGCTCCTGAAGCCTCTCCCCAACCCAGTTCAGACTTTAACCCTAAACCAGAATTTAAGACTCCCATCAGTCCACCCACATCACCTTAG
- the purB gene encoding adenylosuccinate lyase yields the protein MIERYTLPEMGELWTETYKLKTWLQVEIAVCEAQAELGYIPHEAVEEIKAKANFDPQRVLEIEKEVRHDMIAFLTNVNEYVGDAGRYIHLGLTSSDVLDTALALQLIASLDVILEQLEALTQAIRYQAQQHRDTVMIGRSHGIHAEPITFGFKLAGWLAEVLRHRDRLCRLHNTIAVGKISGAVGTYANIDPRIEAIACQNLGLEPDTASTQVISRDRHAEYIQALALLAASIERFAVEIRNLQRTDVLEVEEFFAKGQKGSSAMPHKRNPIRSERLTGLARIIRGHAIAALENIALWHERDISHSSVERVMFPDACILTHYMLAETTDLVKNLLVYPENMERNMNRYGGVVFSQRVLLALVDKGMSREDAYAVVQSCAHTAWNTPTGDFHTLITQDPRVTAHLSPTEIEECFNPQHHLKHLDVIYQRLNI from the coding sequence TTGATTGAGCGGTATACCTTGCCCGAAATGGGCGAATTGTGGACAGAAACCTATAAGTTAAAAACCTGGTTGCAGGTCGAGATTGCCGTTTGTGAGGCGCAGGCAGAATTGGGCTACATTCCTCACGAGGCAGTCGAAGAAATTAAAGCCAAAGCGAACTTTGATCCCCAGCGGGTGCTGGAGATTGAAAAAGAGGTTCGCCATGACATGATCGCGTTCCTAACAAACGTTAATGAGTACGTTGGCGATGCGGGACGTTACATTCACTTGGGATTAACTAGCTCCGATGTGCTCGATACCGCATTGGCACTGCAACTGATTGCCAGTCTAGACGTCATCCTGGAACAGCTAGAGGCACTGACTCAGGCAATTCGCTATCAAGCACAGCAACACCGCGACACGGTAATGATCGGGCGATCGCACGGAATTCATGCCGAACCGATCACCTTTGGCTTTAAGCTGGCAGGTTGGTTAGCCGAGGTTTTGCGCCATCGCGATCGCCTCTGTCGGTTACACAACACCATTGCGGTTGGAAAAATCTCTGGAGCCGTTGGCACCTACGCCAACATTGATCCCCGCATTGAAGCAATCGCCTGTCAAAATCTGGGACTAGAACCCGATACCGCTTCGACTCAGGTCATCTCCCGCGATCGCCATGCGGAATACATCCAGGCACTGGCTCTCCTTGCTGCGTCGATCGAACGGTTTGCCGTTGAAATCCGCAACCTGCAACGCACTGATGTTTTAGAAGTCGAGGAGTTCTTTGCGAAGGGGCAGAAGGGTTCCTCTGCCATGCCCCACAAGCGCAACCCCATCCGCTCAGAACGGTTGACAGGTCTGGCACGTATCATTCGAGGACATGCGATCGCCGCTTTAGAAAATATCGCCCTGTGGCACGAACGCGATATTTCTCATAGCTCCGTTGAACGGGTCATGTTCCCCGATGCCTGCATCCTGACCCATTATATGCTTGCGGAGACGACCGACTTGGTGAAAAACCTGCTCGTCTACCCGGAAAACATGGAACGCAACATGAATCGCTATGGAGGAGTAGTGTTTAGTCAACGGGTGCTCTTAGCCCTCGTTGACAAAGGCATGAGCCGGGAAGATGCCTATGCAGTTGTCCAATCCTGCGCTCACACGGCGTGGAACACCCCCACTGGAGATTTCCACACGCTGATTACTCAAGATCCACGAGTCACAGCCCATCTCTCTCCCACAGAGATCGAGGAGTGTTTTAACCCACAACACCATCTCAAACATCTGGATGTCATTTACCAACGGCTCAACATCTAA
- the carB gene encoding carbamoyl-phosphate synthase large subunit, with protein sequence MPRRTDIEKILLIGSGPIVIGQACEFDYSGTQACKALRDEGYEVVLVNSNPATIMTDPEIADRTYIEPLTPELVEKVIAKERPDALLPTMGGQTALNLAVTLAKTGVLERYGVELIGAKLPAIEMAEDRKLFKEAMQRIGVDVCPSGLAENMAEAKAIAQDIGTYPLIIRPAFTLGGTGGGIAYNQEEFEEIAQSGLDASPVSQILIEQSLLGWKEYELEVMRDLADNVVIICSIENLDPMGIHTGDSITVAPAQTLTDKEYQRLRDASIKIIREIGVETGGSNIQFAVNPLTGQVIVIEMNPRVSRSSALASKATGFPIAKMAAKLAVGYTLDEIPNDITKKTPASFEPTIDYVVTKIPRFAFEKFPGSSPVLTTQMKSVGEAMAIGRTFQESFQKALRSLETGRAGWGCDRSEKLPSLEQIRAGLRTPNPERIFTVRHALQMGMSVEEVYELTSIDLWFLDKLAELVETEKFLKRSQLTKLTREQLFAIKQQGFSDRQIAYATKTTEDEVRAYRQQHAVIPVYKTVDTCAAEFEAFTPYYYSTYESSFECFETSSDASSSAQPSVATESEVLPSEKRKIMILGSGPNRIGQGIEFDYCCCHASYALRDRGFETIMVNSNPETVSTDYDTSDRLYFEPLTKEDVLNILEAEHPEGIIIQFGGQTPLKLAVPLQSYLEQLKSQGASSIPQIWGTSPDSIDIAEDRERFEKILRELDIRQPPNGIARSFEEALKIAQNINYPVVVRPSYVLGGRAMEIVYSDADLERYMTYAVQVEPDHPILIDKFLENAIEVDVDAIADQTGQVVIGGIMEHIEQAGIHSGDSACSIPAITLATEVLDIIRNWTIQLAQALKVVGLMNIQFAVQGDQVYILEANPRASRTVPFVSKAIGVPLAKMAVRVMAGETLQSLNYTQEIIPKHIAVKEAVLPFEKFAGTDTILGPEMRSTGEVMGIDTDFGKAFAKAELAASQRLPLKGTVFVSMNDRNKDASVPVVRDLIELGLDVVATEGTRQVLRSNDLEVDLVLKLHEGRPNIMDSIKNQKVQLILNTPIGEAAQIDDRILRRTALAYKIPTITTIAGAKATAAAIRALQSQPLDVKAIQDYMS encoded by the coding sequence ATGCCTCGCCGCACCGATATTGAAAAAATTCTGCTGATTGGTTCTGGACCAATCGTGATTGGGCAAGCCTGCGAATTCGACTATTCAGGAACTCAAGCCTGTAAAGCATTACGGGATGAGGGTTATGAAGTGGTGTTGGTCAACTCCAACCCCGCCACCATCATGACCGACCCTGAAATTGCCGATCGCACCTACATTGAGCCACTCACCCCAGAGCTTGTAGAGAAGGTCATCGCCAAAGAGCGACCGGATGCTTTGTTGCCAACGATGGGCGGACAGACTGCCCTCAACTTAGCCGTGACGCTGGCTAAAACTGGGGTATTGGAACGGTATGGCGTAGAGTTGATCGGCGCAAAGCTGCCTGCAATTGAGATGGCAGAAGACCGCAAGCTATTTAAAGAGGCGATGCAGCGCATTGGTGTTGATGTGTGCCCCTCTGGGTTAGCCGAAAATATGGCGGAGGCAAAGGCGATCGCCCAGGATATCGGCACTTACCCCCTGATCATCCGTCCTGCTTTTACCTTAGGCGGCACTGGTGGCGGTATTGCCTACAACCAGGAGGAATTTGAAGAGATTGCTCAGTCAGGTCTGGATGCCAGCCCAGTTTCTCAAATTCTGATCGAGCAGTCGCTCCTGGGTTGGAAAGAGTACGAATTAGAGGTGATGCGCGATCTCGCCGATAACGTCGTCATCATCTGTTCCATTGAAAACCTCGACCCAATGGGCATTCACACCGGAGATTCGATCACGGTTGCCCCTGCCCAAACGCTGACCGACAAGGAATATCAGCGGCTACGGGATGCCTCCATCAAAATCATTCGCGAGATTGGGGTTGAGACAGGTGGCTCCAACATTCAATTTGCTGTCAATCCATTGACGGGTCAGGTGATTGTCATTGAGATGAACCCACGGGTATCTCGTAGTTCAGCGTTGGCTTCCAAGGCGACAGGCTTCCCGATCGCCAAAATGGCAGCTAAGTTAGCGGTCGGCTATACGCTGGATGAAATTCCCAACGACATCACCAAGAAGACGCCCGCCAGTTTTGAACCGACCATTGACTACGTAGTTACTAAGATTCCTCGTTTCGCCTTTGAAAAATTCCCTGGCTCCAGTCCCGTCCTGACGACTCAGATGAAGTCGGTTGGGGAGGCAATGGCAATCGGGCGGACGTTCCAGGAGTCGTTCCAGAAGGCTTTGCGATCGCTCGAAACAGGACGCGCCGGATGGGGATGCGATCGCTCCGAAAAGTTGCCCAGCTTGGAGCAGATTCGGGCAGGCTTACGCACACCCAATCCGGAACGGATCTTTACCGTCCGCCATGCCTTACAGATGGGGATGAGCGTTGAAGAGGTGTATGAACTGACCAGCATCGACCTGTGGTTTCTGGACAAGCTGGCTGAGTTGGTCGAGACTGAGAAGTTTTTGAAGCGATCGCAGTTGACCAAGCTCACCCGCGAACAGTTGTTTGCGATTAAGCAACAGGGCTTTAGCGATCGCCAAATCGCCTATGCAACCAAAACCACTGAGGATGAGGTACGCGCCTATCGTCAGCAACATGCGGTCATCCCGGTGTACAAAACCGTCGATACCTGTGCAGCGGAGTTTGAGGCGTTCACTCCCTACTACTACTCCACCTACGAGAGCAGCTTTGAGTGTTTTGAGACCAGTTCTGACGCTAGCTCTAGTGCTCAACCCTCCGTCGCAACGGAATCAGAAGTCTTGCCCTCTGAAAAGCGCAAGATCATGATCCTGGGCAGTGGTCCCAACCGGATCGGTCAGGGCATTGAGTTTGACTACTGCTGTTGTCACGCCTCCTATGCTCTGCGCGATCGCGGCTTTGAGACGATCATGGTCAACTCCAATCCGGAGACGGTTTCAACTGACTACGACACAAGCGATCGCCTCTACTTTGAGCCCCTCACCAAAGAGGATGTCCTCAACATCCTGGAGGCAGAGCACCCCGAAGGCATCATCATCCAGTTTGGAGGACAAACGCCTCTCAAGTTAGCCGTTCCTCTACAGAGTTATCTGGAACAGCTTAAGAGCCAGGGTGCTAGCTCCATTCCTCAAATTTGGGGCACGTCACCCGACTCCATCGACATTGCTGAAGATCGGGAGCGGTTTGAAAAGATCCTGCGGGAACTCGACATCCGCCAACCTCCCAATGGCATCGCCCGCAGCTTTGAAGAGGCACTCAAGATTGCCCAAAACATCAATTACCCCGTTGTCGTTCGCCCCAGCTATGTGTTGGGTGGACGCGCCATGGAGATCGTTTACTCAGATGCTGATTTGGAACGGTACATGACCTATGCCGTGCAGGTCGAACCCGACCATCCCATCCTGATCGACAAGTTCCTGGAGAACGCGATCGAAGTCGATGTGGATGCGATCGCTGACCAGACGGGACAGGTTGTGATCGGCGGCATTATGGAGCACATCGAACAGGCTGGCATTCACTCTGGGGACTCCGCTTGCTCCATTCCAGCGATTACCCTTGCAACTGAAGTGCTCGACATCATTCGCAACTGGACAATTCAACTGGCGCAAGCCCTCAAGGTTGTGGGGCTGATGAACATTCAGTTTGCCGTCCAGGGCGATCAAGTCTACATCCTGGAAGCAAACCCCCGTGCCTCCCGGACTGTGCCCTTTGTCTCCAAGGCGATCGGCGTTCCCCTGGCAAAAATGGCAGTGCGGGTCATGGCAGGTGAAACACTGCAATCATTGAACTACACTCAGGAAATCATTCCCAAACACATTGCCGTTAAAGAAGCCGTTCTGCCTTTTGAGAAATTTGCGGGAACCGACACCATTTTGGGACCCGAAATGCGCTCCACAGGTGAAGTAATGGGGATCGATACCGATTTTGGCAAAGCCTTTGCCAAAGCAGAACTAGCAGCCTCTCAAAGGCTACCCCTCAAAGGCACTGTGTTTGTGTCCATGAACGATCGCAACAAAGATGCGTCCGTCCCCGTAGTTCGAGATCTGATTGAACTAGGTCTGGATGTCGTCGCCACCGAAGGCACCCGGCAAGTGTTGCGAAGTAATGATTTAGAGGTTGATCTAGTGCTCAAACTGCACGAGGGTCGCCCCAACATCATGGACTCCATCAAAAACCAAAAAGTCCAACTGATTCTTAACACTCCAATCGGGGAGGCGGCTCAAATCGACGATCGCATCCTCCGACGTACCGCTCTTGCCTACAAAATTCCCACGATCACCACGATCGCCGGAGCAAAAGCAACCGCCGCTGCCATTCGTGCCCTCCAATCTCAACCCCTGGATGTCAAAGCTATCCAGGACTACATGAGTTGA
- a CDS encoding zinc ribbon domain-containing protein, giving the protein MLECPRCHQPVDTQAIACPYCRTTLKAHGHPGITLYRATGKESLCSTCTYHEDDTCNFPQRPFAKECTLYHDRSQPILGSPPAKPRDSFRLWAQRNAGWLFLTGLILVSLLIALSNR; this is encoded by the coding sequence ATGCTGGAATGTCCTCGTTGTCATCAGCCCGTTGACACTCAAGCGATCGCCTGTCCCTACTGTCGCACTACGTTAAAAGCTCATGGACATCCCGGCATCACGTTATATCGAGCCACAGGGAAGGAGTCGCTGTGTTCAACCTGTACTTATCACGAGGATGATACGTGCAATTTTCCGCAACGTCCCTTTGCTAAGGAATGCACACTCTATCACGATCGTTCGCAACCGATTTTAGGATCTCCTCCTGCCAAACCCCGCGATTCTTTTAGATTATGGGCACAGCGCAACGCAGGTTGGCTGTTCCTCACTGGGCTGATTCTGGTCAGTTTGTTAATTGCATTATCAAATCGTTAA
- a CDS encoding TIGR03792 family protein has translation MVVEFLRFTVASELREQFVRLDSDIWTPVLAKTSGFLRKEVWLNSDDPTEVVVVIHWASFEKWQSIPPEDLQKTEEIFSQEMGDTYQLLESKRYQVQTFLQP, from the coding sequence GTGGTTGTTGAGTTTTTAAGGTTTACAGTCGCTTCTGAATTACGAGAGCAGTTTGTTCGGTTAGATTCGGATATTTGGACACCTGTTCTGGCAAAAACTTCAGGTTTCTTGAGGAAAGAAGTTTGGCTTAACTCTGACGATCCAACTGAAGTCGTCGTCGTCATACATTGGGCAAGTTTTGAGAAGTGGCAATCGATCCCCCCAGAGGATTTGCAAAAAACAGAGGAAATATTCTCACAGGAAATGGGGGACACGTACCAATTGCTAGAGTCAAAACGATACCAAGTGCAGACGTTTCTTCAGCCATAA
- a CDS encoding phasin family protein — MDSNNLLKQLLMIGVGTTSLVADKLRQVSDEWVKDGKLDAEQANSFVNDLMQQMKSEQSNLETQMQRQLRNVLQDLGVPRQNEMDELRGRLDRLERQVRDLENKLWR; from the coding sequence ATGGATAGTAATAATCTACTCAAACAACTACTGATGATTGGTGTTGGCACTACATCATTAGTCGCTGATAAGCTGCGTCAAGTCAGTGATGAATGGGTGAAGGACGGCAAGTTGGATGCCGAGCAAGCCAACAGCTTTGTGAATGATCTGATGCAGCAGATGAAGTCTGAACAGAGCAACTTGGAGACTCAAATGCAGCGTCAACTCCGCAACGTCCTGCAAGATTTGGGTGTGCCCCGGCAAAATGAGATGGACGAATTACGGGGACGACTCGATCGATTGGAGCGTCAAGTCCGCGATCTAGAAAATAAGCTCTGGCGTTAA
- a CDS encoding FKBP-type peptidyl-prolyl cis-trans isomerase, with amino-acid sequence MREILISVGVMLVCVVLVVIAQVLPQPEAIAANKQTPVATLSTPAAEQIAQGPESSTSTPTVINSENSENIVTTESGLQYIDLVEGTGATPQRGQTVIVHYTGTLEDGTKFDSSRDRNAPFSFPLGTGRVIRGWDEGISTMKVGGRRQLIIPPDLGYGARGAGGVIPPNATLIFDVELLRING; translated from the coding sequence TTGCGGGAAATCTTAATTAGCGTTGGAGTCATGCTAGTTTGTGTAGTGCTGGTGGTGATTGCTCAGGTGCTACCCCAACCAGAGGCGATCGCAGCGAACAAACAAACCCCCGTTGCTACGCTTTCAACTCCTGCCGCCGAACAAATTGCTCAAGGACCTGAATCCTCTACTTCAACCCCAACTGTGATTAACTCTGAAAATTCTGAAAATATTGTCACAACTGAGTCAGGCTTACAATACATCGATCTGGTCGAAGGTACGGGTGCTACGCCTCAACGCGGTCAGACTGTCATTGTGCACTACACCGGGACTCTGGAAGATGGCACCAAATTCGATAGTTCTCGCGATCGCAACGCGCCTTTCTCCTTTCCGTTGGGGACAGGACGGGTGATTCGTGGTTGGGATGAAGGCATCAGCACTATGAAGGTGGGAGGTCGTCGCCAGTTGATCATCCCTCCCGATTTGGGTTACGGCGCACGCGGTGCAGGTGGAGTCATTCCTCCAAACGCTACTCTAATCTTTGATGTTGAGTTGCTTAGAATCAACGGATAA
- a CDS encoding YajQ family cyclic di-GMP-binding protein gives MAETFSFDIVSDFDRQELVNAIDQTVREIKSRYDLKDTKTTVELGDEAIVINTDSEFTLDAVHTVLNTKAAKRNLSLKIFDYGKIESASGNRVRQEIKLRKGIAADLAKQISKMIRDEFKKVQASIQGDAVRVSAKSKDDLQAIIQRLKQEDFPVALQFVNYR, from the coding sequence ATGGCTGAGACTTTCTCATTTGATATCGTCAGCGACTTTGACCGCCAAGAACTGGTCAACGCCATCGACCAAACGGTGCGTGAGATCAAAAGCCGCTATGACCTGAAGGATACCAAAACAACTGTGGAGTTAGGGGATGAGGCGATCGTCATCAACACCGACAGTGAGTTTACTCTGGATGCAGTTCACACCGTATTAAACACAAAAGCCGCTAAACGGAATCTCTCACTGAAGATTTTTGACTATGGCAAGATTGAATCTGCTAGCGGCAATCGAGTGCGTCAAGAAATTAAACTCCGCAAAGGGATTGCTGCCGATCTAGCCAAACAAATCTCCAAGATGATTCGAGATGAGTTCAAGAAGGTACAAGCATCGATTCAGGGTGATGCTGTACGAGTCTCCGCTAAGTCAAAAGATGACTTGCAAGCCATCATTCAGCGATTGAAGCAGGAAGATTTTCCAGTAGCTCTGCAATTCGTTAACTACCGTTAA
- a CDS encoding MAPEG family protein yields the protein MAFLEQLPSSVTLLYAIAIAAVLIYLPFLLVVIGRVQVGYDMAAPRALFDKLPPYAQRATWAHQNSFEAFTLFAPAALMAYVTQTGGTLITGAAIAHLIARFLFSVFYILNIPLGRSLMFGIGSVSTATLIALSLIHINS from the coding sequence ATGGCTTTTTTAGAGCAATTACCGTCATCGGTTACGTTGTTGTATGCGATCGCCATCGCCGCAGTTTTGATCTACCTACCCTTTCTCCTGGTAGTCATCGGACGGGTTCAAGTGGGTTATGACATGGCTGCTCCCCGTGCGTTGTTTGATAAGTTGCCTCCTTATGCTCAACGGGCAACGTGGGCACACCAAAATTCCTTTGAGGCATTTACCCTGTTTGCTCCTGCTGCTTTGATGGCGTATGTCACGCAAACTGGAGGAACCTTGATTACGGGAGCCGCGATCGCCCATCTGATTGCTCGATTCTTGTTCTCAGTCTTCTATATCCTCAACATTCCATTGGGGCGATCGCTGATGTTTGGCATCGGCTCTGTGAGCACAGCGACCCTAATCGCACTGAGCCTGATCCATATCAATTCTTAA
- a CDS encoding DNA recombination-mediator protein A: MSQSIDLPKVDDFLQELATIQQTGSKRIAVLGSRHVPITHQHLIELMSYALVLAGNRLLTSGATGTNSAAIRGAMRADPNLLTVILPQSLERQPRESREQLEQVMHLVENPANDHLSLAEASAVCNQEIVSRCQQLVCFAFHDSHTLLKTCKDAEEQRKLVTLFYFD, from the coding sequence TTGAGTCAATCCATAGATCTACCTAAGGTAGATGATTTTTTGCAGGAATTAGCGACGATCCAACAGACTGGGTCGAAGCGAATTGCGGTGTTGGGGTCGCGTCACGTACCCATTACTCATCAGCATTTGATTGAGTTAATGAGTTATGCTCTGGTTCTAGCTGGTAATCGACTCTTGACATCTGGCGCAACGGGTACAAATTCTGCTGCCATTCGTGGGGCAATGCGGGCTGATCCTAATCTATTGACTGTCATTTTGCCTCAGAGCCTGGAACGGCAACCGAGGGAATCGCGTGAGCAGTTGGAACAGGTAATGCATCTGGTTGAGAACCCTGCGAATGATCATCTCTCGTTAGCAGAAGCAAGTGCCGTCTGTAATCAAGAAATTGTCTCTCGCTGTCAGCAGTTGGTCTGTTTTGCGTTTCATGACAGCCATACCCTGCTCAAAACCTGTAAGGATGCAGAGGAGCAGCGCAAGCTAGTTACGTTGTTCTATTTTGATTAA
- a CDS encoding FHA domain-containing protein — translation MEFDMLGSNSFFSSDPFDSLESLDTVANPELNRRLGLYQLFLKLYEQRRELLDEILNLENSGHKAFSSKALPYIQGVVSNDQVYLVTNLSNGHTQALVQPQFTWTIGRDSRRVMISIPDKRLSRCHAAIQYCGNQGFQLIDLNSSNGSFVNGELIRHVAPLQDGDQIRLGSLTFSFFGCFANRTLDEVSPELMSQIDEIQSAVPQRGDRPPSTPSTGKTPASSGHFAESTLMFMRDMPSNPL, via the coding sequence GTGGAATTTGATATGTTAGGGTCAAACTCTTTTTTTAGTTCCGATCCATTCGACTCATTAGAATCACTAGATACAGTTGCAAACCCAGAGTTAAATCGTCGATTAGGGCTTTATCAATTGTTTTTGAAGCTTTACGAACAACGGCGAGAACTGTTGGATGAGATTTTGAATTTAGAGAATTCGGGGCACAAAGCTTTCTCAAGTAAAGCATTACCCTACATTCAAGGTGTGGTTTCTAATGACCAGGTTTATCTTGTTACTAATTTGTCTAATGGGCATACACAAGCTCTTGTACAACCTCAATTTACCTGGACGATTGGGCGTGATTCTCGTCGGGTTATGATCTCGATTCCAGACAAACGTTTGTCTCGTTGTCATGCAGCTATTCAATATTGCGGTAATCAGGGGTTTCAATTAATTGATTTAAACAGCAGCAATGGTTCTTTTGTTAATGGGGAATTAATCCGACATGTAGCCCCTTTACAAGATGGAGATCAAATCCGTTTAGGCAGTTTAACGTTTAGTTTCTTTGGTTGTTTTGCAAATCGCACCTTGGACGAGGTATCTCCAGAATTAATGAGTCAAATCGACGAAATCCAAAGTGCTGTGCCTCAGAGGGGCGATCGCCCTCCATCTACACCTTCCACTGGTAAAACACCTGCTTCATCAGGTCATTTTGCTGAAAGCACCTTGATGTTTATGAGAGATATGCCTTCAAATCCGCTTTGA